In Bacteroidota bacterium, the DNA window CATGATCCACGCATAGGGGTTGAATAGGTCGATCATCCTCCGAAAGCGGGTTCGAGATGTTCGGTGGCCGGATCGGTCTGATACGAACGCGACCGCATTGCAAGATACGCATCCTGCGCCGCACGTTCATCGGGGAACATACGTGTGTCGATCACATACGGAGTAATATCGACGCGAGAAAACGGATATGGGATTTCGAACCGGTCCCAACTCGAATCGAGGACGATGCGGCCGTGATACCGGATATCGAGAAAGATCAACGACAGATTCAGTTCTTTCGCAGCGATGAACGCACCTCGCTTGAAGACTTCTGCCGGACCACGCGGGCCGTCCGGGGTAAGCACAAGCCGATCTGCTCGGCTTTCATCTACCAGTACGATCGCTTCGCGCAATGCTTCCATCCCATTCTTTCCTGCCGAACCGCGGATGACTTGATAGTCCCATGAAGAGAGGATGGACGAAAGATAGTCGCCGTCCTTCGACTTGGACACAAGGGCGACAGAATGCTCTCGCGAGATCCACCATCCGGCAAGCATCTTCGAATGCCAAAAGGCGATCACGGCACGATCGGGCAGGCGTCCGCCATGCCACTTGATCCGCAGCGTGCGAACGAGCGTCGTTACCAGCGATGCAAAGACGCGCGCGATCATGAGCCGAGGAGATACTGCGCGACACGAAGCGACGGCGCGCTGCGGTCGCTTGCCAACTTTGCGCGGAAAGACGACAGCTCCTGCACAAAGGCGTCACGACCTGCGTCGATGCTTCGAAGCGTCTCGGCGAGTTTCAGCGGCGTCATTGCGTGCTGCAATACTTCGGGGTAGAGCATCTTGCCGAGCACAATGTTTGCCAGACCGATATAGTTCAGCTTCACAAGCGCGCGAGCCATGAAGTATGTCAGCCAGCTTGTTCGGTAGCAAATGACACCCGGCAGCCCGGCAATCGCAGCCTCTAACGTTGTCGTTCCGCTCTTGAGTATTCCATGATATCCATGCGTCATGAGCTGATGCACGTCATTGGGCGAACGAAAATGTACTACTCCGTTGCCGGCCGAGCTATATGCAGACGGGTCGATATTCGCCGATTCGACGACGATCGTCTCTACGGCTGCATCCGTCGCAAACAATCGTGCCGCTTCGGCCATGATCGGCAGATGACGCCGCACTTCCTCGCTGCGGCTTCCGGGAAACAGTAACAGCCAGCGCTTTGATGCATCGAGCGAATGTGTTCGTGCAAATTCTTCACGCGAGACAAACGAACGGCGCTCTTCGTCGAGAATCTCAATGAGCGGATGACCGACAAACTCGGTCGCAGCAAGTCCTGCGTTGGTGTAGATATTCTGCTCGAACGGAAAAATGACAAGCATGCGGTTGACGCTTGCAACGATCTTCCGAACACGCTTCGGCTTCCAGGCCCATACCTGCGGGCTCACATAATAGATCACCTCGATGCCACGCTTTTTTGCCTCGGCTGCGAACCGGATATTGAAACCGGGATAGTCAACGAGAAGAATTACGTCGGGGCGTGTCGCAGGATCGTCGAGACGCGAGACCATCGTTGCGAACACCGATCGGAAGAACCCATACCGTTTTGCAACTTCCAGGAAGCCGACGACCGACATTTGTGTCGTATCATAGTCGCACTGCATTCCTTCCGCTTTGCATCGGTCGCCGCCGATACCAAAAAATTTTACGTCTCGACCGGTGCGAGCAGCTTGCTCATTCGCTTCGCGAATAGCCCGAGCAGCGAGACGGTCGCCGGAGGTCTCGCCGGCGATGATCATCACCTTGCGGGTTGCTGCAGGGGTCGGCATGAGCGGCGGTGAATTCAGGCGTCGAGCAATCGACGTAAATATGAACCGGTATGCGACTTCTTGTTTGCCGCAATCTGCTCCGGCGTACCGGTTACCACGACGTCGCCTCCGTCGGCGCCGGCTTCCGGGCCGAGATCGATCACCCAATCGGCACACTTGACAACTTCAAGATTATGCTCGATCACGATCACCGTATTGCCCGCATCGACAAGCGCGTTCAATGCCGTCAGCAATTTCGCGATATCGTCCAGGTGCAGGCCGGTCGTCGGTTCGTCAAAAATATAGACCGAGTTATCGGTCTCACGATCGAGCAGGAACGTGGCAAGCTTGATGCGTTGCGCTTCGCCACCGCTGAGCGTATTCGCGGGCTGGCCGAGCTTGATATAGCCAAGCCCGACGTCGTCGAGCGTCTTCAGACGCGATGCGATGCGTTTGTTCTCGGCAAAAAACGCCAGCGCTTCCGATACGCTCATGTTCAAAATATCGACGATATTCTTATCGTTGATCGTCGCTTCCAGCGCTTCGGCTTTGTAGCGTGAACCGCCACACGTTTCACAGACGAGATACATATCCGCAAGGAATTGCATCTCGACCTTCACAAATCCTTCGCCCTGACACGTCTCGCAGCGACCGCCGGGAATATTGAATGAGAAGTATCCCGCTTGTAACTCTCGCTGCTTGGCGTAGAGTGTTTTTGCGAACGCTTCGCGTATATGATCGAAGGCGTTGACGTAGGTTGCGGGGTTCGAGCGCGGTGTCTTGCCGATCGGAGTTTGGTCGATCATCACGACCTCGCCGACAAATTCCGCTCCTTGCAGCGATGCAAAGCGGCCAACCTCGCCTACCGGCTCACCTTTCTCCTTGCGAAGGCCATTGTAGAGACAATTGTGTACGAGCGTCGATTTCCCCGAGCCCGATACGCCAGTCACTGCTGTAAAGACCCCAATGGGGAATGCGACATCGACGTGCTTGAGGTTATTCTCGGAGGCTTCGTTGATCCGAATCGAAAGCTTCGGATTTACGCGGCGGCGTTTCTTCGGGACGGCAATCTTCTTCTTGCCTGTCAGATACGATGCGGTGAGCGACCGCGGAGGCGGTGCATCGAGAAATTGCTTGAGGTCGCCGCTATAGGTGATCTCGCCGCCATGCGCACCGGCATTAGGTCCGAAATCCACGATATAATCGGCGGCATGCATAATATCCTCATCATGCTCGACGATAATCACCGTATTTCCAAGATCCCTGACACGGCGAAGAATCCCGAGCAAGCGTTCGGTGTCGCGTTGGTGCAACCCGATGCTCGGTTCATCGAGCACATAGAGCGTGCTCGTGAGCGCCCCTCCGAGCGAGCTCGCAAGCTGAATGCGCTGCGACTCCCCGCCGGAGAGCGTATTCGATAATCGATTGAGCGTCAGGTACCCGAGACCGACATCGTCGAGATACCGCAATCGCTTGAGGATCTCGTCAACGACTCGCTCTGCGATCTTGCGTTCGTATTCGGTAAGCACGAGCGTCTCGAAGTGCGTACGCGCCTGACGGATCGTCATCTGCACAACATCGAAAATATTCTTTCCGGCAACACGAACGTTCAGCGCCGCCGGTCGTACACGAGCGCCATGACATGCGGGGCAGGTGGTGTAGCCGCGGAAGCGCGAGAGGATGACGCGGTAGTGAAGCTTGTAGGTATTCGTTTCGAGTTCGCGGAAGAAGCCCGAAAGACCTTTGAAACCGGGCGAGTATCCTTCCCAGATTGTTTTCTGCTCGTCCTCGGTGAGCGTCGCATACGGCACGTCCATGCGAACACCTGCCGCTTTTGCCACACGTTCGAGATCGTGCAGGAAGCTCGAAAACTTCGAGCCGTTCCAGCAAGCTACGGCCCCCTGCCGCAACGACTTGGACTTATCCGGGACGACAAGATTCATATCGATCCCGACCGCTCTGCCGAAACCTTCGCATTCGGGACATGCACCGAACGGGCTG includes these proteins:
- a CDS encoding DUF374 domain-containing protein translates to MIARVFASLVTTLVRTLRIKWHGGRLPDRAVIAFWHSKMLAGWWISREHSVALVSKSKDGDYLSSILSSWDYQVIRGSAGKNGMEALREAIVLVDESRADRLVLTPDGPRGPAEVFKRGAFIAAKELNLSLIFLDIRYHGRIVLDSSWDRFEIPYPFSRVDITPYVIDTRMFPDERAAQDAYLAMRSRSYQTDPATEHLEPAFGG
- the uvrA gene encoding excinuclease ABC subunit UvrA, with amino-acid sequence MPAARTTKKPKTEALAVSAPVHASLPSSRKPIVIGGARVHNLKNVSVELPRNKLIVFTGVSGSGKSSLAFDTLYAEGQRRYVESLSAYARQFLERMQKPDVDVLTGISPAVAIEQKTLVRNPRSTVATQTEIYDYLRVLYARIGTTYCVSCGSVVRKDTPASVVRILGDHMKDGDKFYVLFPMHRHASKSMEDEWNNLRSQGFFRITLAGHERILELSEEPPKTIQPENVRVLVDRLIWRSNDEKSRSRLIDSLEASFREGGGTAIVAQLNSDGTTAEYRFSDKFECSNCGIPYEEPEPRLFAFNSPFGACPECEGFGRAVGIDMNLVVPDKSKSLRQGAVACWNGSKFSSFLHDLERVAKAAGVRMDVPYATLTEDEQKTIWEGYSPGFKGLSGFFRELETNTYKLHYRVILSRFRGYTTCPACHGARVRPAALNVRVAGKNIFDVVQMTIRQARTHFETLVLTEYERKIAERVVDEILKRLRYLDDVGLGYLTLNRLSNTLSGGESQRIQLASSLGGALTSTLYVLDEPSIGLHQRDTERLLGILRRVRDLGNTVIIVEHDEDIMHAADYIVDFGPNAGAHGGEITYSGDLKQFLDAPPPRSLTASYLTGKKKIAVPKKRRRVNPKLSIRINEASENNLKHVDVAFPIGVFTAVTGVSGSGKSTLVHNCLYNGLRKEKGEPVGEVGRFASLQGAEFVGEVVMIDQTPIGKTPRSNPATYVNAFDHIREAFAKTLYAKQRELQAGYFSFNIPGGRCETCQGEGFVKVEMQFLADMYLVCETCGGSRYKAEALEATINDKNIVDILNMSVSEALAFFAENKRIASRLKTLDDVGLGYIKLGQPANTLSGGEAQRIKLATFLLDRETDNSVYIFDEPTTGLHLDDIAKLLTALNALVDAGNTVIVIEHNLEVVKCADWVIDLGPEAGADGGDVVVTGTPEQIAANKKSHTGSYLRRLLDA
- the lpxB gene encoding lipid-A-disaccharide synthase, which codes for MPTPAATRKVMIIAGETSGDRLAARAIREANEQAARTGRDVKFFGIGGDRCKAEGMQCDYDTTQMSVVGFLEVAKRYGFFRSVFATMVSRLDDPATRPDVILLVDYPGFNIRFAAEAKKRGIEVIYYVSPQVWAWKPKRVRKIVASVNRMLVIFPFEQNIYTNAGLAATEFVGHPLIEILDEERRSFVSREEFARTHSLDASKRWLLLFPGSRSEEVRRHLPIMAEAARLFATDAAVETIVVESANIDPSAYSSAGNGVVHFRSPNDVHQLMTHGYHGILKSGTTTLEAAIAGLPGVICYRTSWLTYFMARALVKLNYIGLANIVLGKMLYPEVLQHAMTPLKLAETLRSIDAGRDAFVQELSSFRAKLASDRSAPSLRVAQYLLGS